From the Hyphomicrobium sp. ghe19 genome, one window contains:
- a CDS encoding autotransporter outer membrane beta-barrel domain-containing protein produces MAKLDPKGGTIAVRCRRRLFLTTAIVALACAGPRPACAQSVTGNNVSPGSVQTPNWSVGSDLFIGTGGNGTLVIQDGGTVTNDTGLIGNGPSEQGEVTVSGHDGSGNASTWTNNGDLVVGQSGTGTLFIENGGVVSNTGAYIGADTGSQGDVTVSGRDVNGHASTWTSTGQVYIGDNGTGALNINDGGLVNSALALIGNSSGGTGTVTVSGHDGNGNASSWNNTNQVYIGADGSGTLLIEDGGVVNSGQGLIGYGSGSEGTVTVSGRDVNGNASTWNAANNIYVGFSDNGTLTVSDGAAVATSRAGGGAASIYIGHMNGGTGTVNVSSSTGDVSSLTATDRIDVGRDGTGTMTVGKGGFVSVGSDVRIANGSTGSGTLHLDGDASGRGVLETGSVIKGAGPTAILDLNGGILRATRDEANFLNGFGTLTVGAGGAWFDTNAHDIAISTYFSGTSSFNKLGLGQLTLTGDSSAFTGASTVSAGTLAVNGVLGGNTLVDTAGRLVGTGSVGNVVNTGVVAPGYGNAMGTLTVQGNYVSTGGHVEIATVLGGDSSPTSRLVVNGTTSGTTQVGIINRGGLGGQTVEGIKIVEVDGASNGSFLLVGNYVFHGEQAVTAGAYAYRLYQGGVSTPTDGDWYLRSALLETGNPSLPLYQPGVPVYEAYGANLQSLNTLPTLQQRVGNRNWAPGADPVGNGIWGRTEGTHGHFNDAAASTTGLDQSIDAWRIQVGADRVLADPDKGGRLVAGVNAFYGEADSQIRSVFGDGAVKSDGYGLGATLTWYGLDGFYVDSQAQVIRYDSDLTSAYLGRLSRDNGGHGEAFSIEAGKRMSVGNNLGVTPQFQMVYSNVHFDRFTDPSDAVVSADGNDSLKTRWGVALDHQRAWEGGRSHIYGIANVSYEWLNGIRTLVSGTAIINASERLWAELGLGASIIWREELALYSEVSGNSPFHDFGDSYYLKGSVGLRLQF; encoded by the coding sequence ATGGCGAAACTAGATCCAAAGGGCGGCACCATTGCCGTCAGGTGCCGTCGACGCTTGTTTCTGACGACGGCAATTGTCGCGCTTGCCTGCGCCGGCCCGCGACCGGCGTGCGCGCAATCGGTAACGGGCAATAACGTGTCTCCGGGTTCTGTTCAAACGCCGAACTGGTCAGTCGGCAGCGACCTCTTCATTGGCACTGGAGGCAACGGCACGCTTGTCATCCAGGATGGCGGCACGGTGACCAATGACACTGGCTTAATTGGTAACGGCCCCTCCGAGCAGGGGGAAGTCACTGTCTCGGGCCATGACGGTAGCGGTAACGCGTCGACCTGGACCAACAACGGTGACCTTGTCGTCGGGCAGTCCGGAACGGGCACGCTCTTCATCGAAAATGGCGGGGTGGTGAGCAATACTGGCGCCTATATCGGCGCCGATACCGGCAGCCAGGGCGACGTCACTGTCTCGGGCCGCGACGTCAACGGCCATGCCTCGACCTGGACCAGTACCGGGCAGGTCTACATTGGCGACAACGGCACCGGAGCGCTCAACATCAATGATGGTGGTCTGGTGAACAGTGCATTGGCCCTCATCGGCAACAGCAGCGGAGGCACTGGAACGGTCACCGTCTCGGGCCATGACGGCAACGGCAATGCCTCGAGCTGGAATAATACCAATCAGGTCTATATCGGCGCGGACGGCTCCGGCACGCTCCTCATCGAAGATGGCGGGGTGGTGAATAGTGGGCAGGGCCTTATCGGCTACGGGAGCGGTAGCGAAGGCACGGTCACCGTCTCCGGCCGTGACGTCAACGGCAATGCCTCGACCTGGAACGCTGCGAACAATATCTACGTGGGATTTTCGGACAACGGCACACTCACGGTCTCGGACGGCGCCGCGGTGGCCACGAGTAGAGCTGGAGGCGGCGCTGCATCTATCTATATCGGCCACATGAACGGCGGCACGGGCACGGTCAATGTCTCGAGCAGCACTGGCGACGTCTCAAGCTTGACTGCGACCGACCGTATTGATGTTGGTCGCGATGGCACCGGCACGATGACCGTTGGAAAAGGCGGCTTCGTCAGCGTGGGTAGCGATGTTCGCATCGCCAACGGCAGCACGGGCAGTGGAACGCTGCATCTCGACGGCGATGCCAGCGGGCGCGGCGTTCTTGAGACCGGCTCGGTGATCAAGGGGGCCGGCCCCACTGCTATCCTCGACCTCAACGGCGGCATCCTGCGTGCGACGCGTGATGAAGCCAATTTCCTAAACGGCTTCGGGACACTGACCGTGGGAGCCGGAGGCGCCTGGTTCGATACCAACGCGCACGACATCGCCATCAGCACCTATTTTTCCGGTACATCGAGCTTCAACAAGCTGGGCCTTGGTCAACTGACGCTGACCGGAGACAGCTCCGCCTTCACCGGCGCATCGACCGTGTCGGCCGGCACGCTCGCCGTGAATGGCGTTCTCGGCGGCAACACGTTGGTGGACACGGCTGGTCGGCTCGTGGGCACCGGCAGCGTCGGTAATGTCGTCAATACCGGCGTCGTCGCGCCGGGTTATGGCAATGCCATGGGCACGCTCACCGTCCAGGGCAACTATGTCAGCACAGGCGGCCACGTCGAAATTGCGACCGTTCTGGGTGGCGACAGTTCGCCGACCAGCCGCCTCGTGGTCAACGGCACGACTTCAGGCACCACGCAGGTCGGGATCATCAACCGTGGCGGCCTCGGCGGGCAGACAGTGGAGGGAATCAAGATCGTCGAGGTCGACGGGGCGTCGAATGGCAGTTTCCTGCTCGTCGGCAACTATGTATTCCACGGCGAACAGGCGGTGACCGCCGGGGCCTATGCCTATCGTCTCTACCAAGGCGGCGTCTCCACTCCCACGGACGGCGACTGGTATCTGCGGTCCGCCTTGCTAGAAACGGGCAATCCCAGCCTGCCGCTCTATCAGCCCGGCGTGCCGGTGTACGAAGCCTATGGCGCAAATCTGCAATCGCTCAACACTCTGCCGACGCTTCAGCAACGTGTCGGCAACCGCAACTGGGCTCCCGGCGCCGATCCCGTCGGCAACGGAATTTGGGGCCGCACGGAAGGCACGCACGGTCACTTCAACGACGCTGCAGCCTCGACGACGGGCCTGGACCAGAGCATTGATGCTTGGAGGATACAGGTGGGCGCGGATAGGGTACTGGCCGACCCTGATAAGGGCGGCCGTTTGGTGGCGGGCGTCAACGCCTTCTACGGCGAGGCCGACAGCCAGATCCGATCGGTTTTCGGCGATGGGGCGGTGAAGTCCGACGGCTACGGCCTTGGCGCGACGTTGACCTGGTATGGCCTCGATGGCTTCTACGTCGACAGTCAGGCGCAGGTCATCCGCTATGACAGCGACCTCACTTCCGCCTATCTCGGCAGGCTCTCGCGCGACAATGGCGGCCACGGGGAGGCGTTCAGTATCGAGGCAGGCAAGCGGATGTCGGTCGGCAATAACCTTGGCGTTACGCCGCAATTCCAGATGGTCTATTCCAACGTCCACTTTGATCGTTTCACCGATCCGTCGGATGCTGTCGTGTCGGCCGACGGGAACGATAGCCTGAAGACACGTTGGGGCGTCGCGCTCGATCATCAGAGAGCCTGGGAAGGTGGCCGCAGCCACATCTACGGAATCGCCAATGTCAGCTACGAATGGCTAAATGGCATCCGTACCCTCGTCTCGGGCACGGCCATCATCAATGCCAGCGAACGGCTGTGGGCGGAACTCGGTCTGGGTGCGAGTATAATCTGGCGCGAGGAGCTCGCTCTCTATAGCGAAGTCTCTGGCAACAGTCCGTTCCATGACTTCGGTGACAGCTATTACCTCAAGGGCAGTGTCGGTCTCCGCCTGCAATTTTGA